A single window of Betta splendens chromosome 11, fBetSpl5.4, whole genome shotgun sequence DNA harbors:
- the col11a2 gene encoding collagen alpha-2(XI) chain isoform X2: protein MDTGRGPHRRTRRPRRVDASSFVLVAALLVACQAAAARADPVDVLRALQVPSLPEGVKKVPGFCTSRRSSSPDHAYRISKKAQISAPTKQLFSGRFPENFSLMALVKAQAGLQAFLLSVYSEQGVQQLGVELGRSPVFLYEDQNGKPAPEDFPLFRGVNLADGKWHRIALSVSKKNVTLLLDCKKKMTRPLPRGNNAEIDTNGITVFGARLLDEEVFQGDIQQLLIASNPQAAYDFCEHYSPDCDSPLPKTQAQDPNTYKKEGNGKAAPTKSSLLKPKPTPPKPAKAGKFKIVKTPIPTKAPKPSKAKPTAVEALLSKVKATAAPKSKPTAAPSKNNQKKPNGAAKANGTGKGPEAKPTAPAKVNGNGKSSSEKKPNGKTTIAPKTNGSNHGKAKTNGNGKANGKAEVKANGEAKANGKAAVEKKGSTNLSKPETTTKANKATKAPKATKASKPVATKAPATRSYQPTAPNRAAPTPPSRSGLGQNHNVKSLHKPFPPFDKTALSGTAVAPKRGYGFQQDVDTERSEAGHTPTDPQYFYEETLPVAEGEVIEPEEIPQPQVEPVLVGEEVEGTKAGGEGEEAFTEEYVTGDVGHKEYDYSYRDYNEPLVEAGELDADMGPVLSAVTDEGRANVRSQKGEKGEAAVLEPGMLIEGPPGPEGPAGLPGPPGPSGPPGSVGDPGERGPPGRPGLAGADGVPGPPGTSVMLPFRFGQSGGEKGPSASAQEAQAAAILSQARMALKGPPGPMGYTGRPGPLGGPGSPGLKGEGGDPGPQGPRGPQGLMGPPGKAGRRGRAGADGARGMPGEPGTKGDRGFDGLPGLPGDKGHRGDPGPLGPPGPTGEDGERGDDGEVGPRGLPGEPGPRGLLGPKGPSGIAGPPGVRGNDGPQGPKGNLGPQGEPGPPGQQGTPGTQGMPGPQGAIGPPGEKGPTGKPGLPGMPGADGPPGHPGKEGPSGTKGNQGPNGPQGPIGYPGPRGIKGEQGIRGLKGHKGEKGEDGFPGVKGDFGVKGERGELGVPGPRGEDGPEGPKGRVGPPGEIGPLGLVGEKGKLGVPGLPGYPGRLGPKGSLGFPGFPGTNGEKGTRGLTGKAGPRGQRGPTGPRGQRGPRGATGKPGAKGTSGSDGPPGPPGERGLPGPQGANGFPGPKGPPGPPGKDGLPGHPGQRGEVGFQGKVGPPGPPGVVGPQGPSGETGPMGERGHPGPPGPPGEQGLPGPSGKEGTKGDPGPPGGPGKDGPPGLRGFPGERGLPGTPGGGGLKGGEGPAGPPGPAGSPGERGQPGTAGTVGPPGRPGPQGPPGPAGEKGVPGEKGPIGPAGRDGVQGPVGLPGPAGSPGIPGEDGDKGEVGEPGQKGAKGGKGEHGPPGPPGPMGPVGQPGPAGADGELGPRGQQGPFGAKGDEGTRGFPGALGPIGLQGLPGPAGEKGETGDVGPLGPPGPPGPRGPAGPNGADGPQGPPGGLGNPGPNGEKGEPGESGPPGILGEPGKKGPRGERGEKGEAGQPGTAGPAGGRGRPGDDGPKGNPGPVGFPGDPGSTGEVGPRGQDGAKGERGEDGEQGESGSPGPPGENGLPGPPGKRGPAGTRGPEGRQGEKGTKGDPGAVGPPGKTGPVGPQGQPGKPGTEGLRGLPGSVGEQGSPGAAGQKGPPGPIGPPGLPGLRGDPGSKGEKGHPGLIGLIGPPGEQGEKGDRGLSGPQGSSGPKGETGMPGGTGPLGPAGPPGLPGSQGIKGAKGSTGGTGPKGEKGVQGPPGPPGPPGEVIQPLPIQRSPKSKRSIDASQLLTESDPEMPASDATGAEFLMGSEGMEEIFGSLNSLRQEIETMRFPLGTQDSPARTCQDLHLSQPDLKDGEYWIDPNQGCSRDSFKVFCNFTNGAETCLHPSKSVSTVKMSSWNKETPGSWYSQFSTGSKFHYVDSDGEPVGVVQMGFLRLLSVQARQNLTYHCHRSVAWAEQSAKNSYSRALHLQGANDDELSYETNPYIKALVDGCSYRKGFDRTVLEINTPQVEHLPLLDVKVSDFGESNQQFGFEVGPVCFQG from the exons ACCCGGTGGACGTCCTCAGGGCTCTGCAGGTTCCCTCTCTGCCTGAGGGGGTGAAGAAGGTGCCCGGTTTCTGCACGTCCCGTCGCTCCAGCAGCCCCGACCACGCGTACCGCATCAGCAAGAAGGCGCAGATCTCTGCTCCCACCAAGCAGCTGTTCTCAG GTCGCTTCCCAGAGAACTTCTCCCTCATGGCTCTGGTGAAGGCCCAGGCGGGTCTGCAGGCCTTCCTGCTGTCCGTCTACAGCGAGCAGGGCGTGCAGCAGCTGGGCGTGGAACTGGGACGCTCGCCGGTCTTCCTGTACGAGGACCAGAACGGAAAACCAGCCCCCGAGGACTTCCCACTGTTCAGAGGGGTCAACCTGGCAGACGGCAA GTGGCATCGTatcgctctgtctgtctccaagAAGAATGTGACGCTGCTGCTCGACTGCAAGAAGAAGATGACGCGGCCTCTGCCCCGCGGCAACAACGCAGAGATCGACACCAACGGCATCACAGTGTTCGGAGCCCGTCTGCTGGATGAGGAGGTTTTCCAG GGagacatccagcagctgctgatcgCCTCCAACCCTCAGGCTGCCTATGACTTCTGTGAACACTACAGCCCAGACTGTGACTCCCCTCTGCCCAAGACCCAGGCTCAGGACCCCAACACATAC AAGAAGGAGGGAAATGGAAAAGCAGCCCCCACTAAGTCCAGTCTCCTCAAACCCAAACCCACCCCCCCTAAACCAGCCAAGGCAGGAAAATTCAAAATAGTCAAGACCCCCATTCCCACCAAAGCTCCCAAACCTTCCAAAGCCAAGCCCACTGCAGTAGAAGCTCTGCTGTCTAAGGTCAAAGCAACAGCGGCCCCTAAATCTAAGCCCACGGCCGCTCCCTCTAAGAACAACCAGAAGAAACCCAACGGTGCCGCTAAAGCCAATGGTACCGGGAAGGGCCCTGAAGCTAAACCTACGGCCCCGGCCAAGGTCAATGGAAATGGAAAGTCCTCATCTGAGAAGAAGCCCAATGGGAAAACCACCATCGCTCCCAAGACTAACGGAAGCAACCACGGAAAAGCTAAAACCAATGGAAACGGCAAAGCTAACGGCAAAGCTGAG GTCAAAGCCAACGGTGAGGCTAAAGCTAACGGCAAAGCTGCGGTGGAGAAGAAAGGCTCCACAAATCTGAGCAAACCTGAAACCactacaaaagcaaacaaagctaCCAAAGCACCTAAAGCCACCAAAGCCTCAAAGCCCGTGGCCACTAAAGCTCCAGCCACTAGGTCTTACCAGCCGACAGCCCCAAACAGAGCGGCGCCGACTCCTCCCTCGAGGTCCGGACTGGGACAGAACCATAACGTCAAGTCCCTGCACAAACCTTTCCCTCCGTTTGACAAGACGGCGCTGAGCGGAACCGCGGTCGCACCCAAGAGAGGCTACGGTTTTCAGCAG GACGTAGACACTGAGCGCTCGGAGGCTGGCCACACCCCGACAGACCCCCAGTATTTCTATGAGGAGACGCTCCCGGTGGCCGAGGGTGAGGTCATCGAACCGGAGGAGATCCCACAG CCTCAGGTGGAGCCAGTGCtggtgggggaggaggtggagggcacCAAGGCGGGcggtgagggggaggaggcctTCACGGAGGAGTATGTAACAGGAGACGTGGGCCACAAGGAGTACGACTACTCCTACAGGGACTACAATGAGCCGCTGGTGGAGGCGGGGGAGCTGGACGCCGACATGGGCCCCGTTCTGTCCGCCGTGACGGACGAGGGACGC gCCAACGTCAGGAGccagaaaggagagaaaggagaagctgcCGTCCTGGAGCCg gGCATGCTGATTGAAGGACCTCCAGGACCTGAGGGACCTGCT GGTCTCCCTGGTCCCCCTGGCCCTTCTGGACcccctggttctgttggagatCCTGGTGAGAGG GGTCCTCCTGGTCGACCTGGTCTGGCTGGAGCTGACGGAGTCCCTGGACCTCCTGGAACCTCCGTCATGCTGCCT TTCCGTTTTGGTCAGAGCggaggagagaagggtcctTCTGCTTCTGCACAGGAAGCTCAGGCAGCGGCCATCTTGTCTCAGGCCAGG ATGGCTCTGAAAGGACCGCCTGGACCGATGGGATACACCGGACGCCCTGGACCTCTG GGAGGTCCTGGAAGTCCTGGTCTGAAGGGAGAAGGTGGAGATCCTGGACCTCAG GGCCCCAGAGGACCTCAGGGTTTGATGGGACCTCCAGGCAAAGCCGGAAGAAGG GGCCgagctggagctgatggagcCAGAGGGATGCCAGGAGAGCCCGGAACCAAG GGTGACCGCGGCTTTGATGGTCTTCCTGGTTTGCCTGGTGACAAAGGACACAGA GGAGATCCAGGACCACTGGGACCCCCAGGACCCACAGGAGAGGACGGAGAGAGG GGAGATGACGGGGAAGTTGGGCCCAGGGGTCTCCCAGGTGAACCA ggACCTCGTGGTTTGCTCGGACCCAAAGGTCCTTCTGGAATCGCTGGACCTCCT ggTGTACGAGGAAATGATGGACCCCAGGGTCCCAAAGGAAACTTG gGTCCTCAAGGAGAACCAGGACCTCCAGGTCAGCAGGGAACCCCAGGAACTCAG GGAATGCCAGGACCTCAGGGAGCTATTGGACCCCCAGGAGAGAAG GGTCCCACGGGAAAACCGGGTCTGCCTGGAATGCCTGGCGCCGACGGGCCTCCT GGCCACCCAGGAAAAGAGGGACCTTCTGGCACCAAAGGGAACCAG GGCCCTAATGGTCCTCAGGGGCCCATCGGGTATCCAGGCCCTCGTGGCATCAAG GGAGAACAAGGAATTCGTGGACTCAAGGGCCACAAGGGAGAAAAG GGAGAAGATGGTTTTCCAGGAGTTAAGGGAGACTTTGGTGTCAAAGGAGAACGg GGGGAGCTTGGAGTTCCAGGTCCCAGAGGAGAGGACGGTCCGGAGGGACCGAAGGGTCGCGTTGGACCTCCTGGTGAGATCGGGCCACTTGGACTTGTAGGAGAGAAG GGTAAACTTGGTGTTCCTGGACTTCCTGGATATCCTGGAAGACTTGGACCCAAG GGATCTCTAGGGTTCCCAGGATTCCCCGGGACAAACGGCGAGAAGGGAACAAGG GGTTTGACAGGCAAAGCAGGGCCAAGAGGACAAAGAGGACCAACG GGACCCAGAGGTCAGAGAGGACCAAGGGGTGCGACCGGGAAGCCAGGAGCAAAA GGAACGTCAGGAAGCGACGGCCCACCTGGGCCTCCTGGAGAGAGG GGATTACCTGGACCTCAGGGAGCGAACGGGTTCCCAGGACCAAAGGGACCTCCT gGACCACCAGGAAAGGACGGACTGCCCGGACACcctggacagagaggagaagtt GGTTTCCAAGGTAAGGTGGGTCCACCTGGTCCTCCTGGAGTCGTTGGACCTCAG GGTCCATCAGGAGAGACTGGCCCCATGGGTGAGCGCGGCCACCCCGGACCTCCTGGTCCACCTGGAGAGCAAGGACTTCCCGGCCCTTCAGGGAAGGAGGGGACAAAGGGAGATCCTGGACCCCCAGGAGGCCCCGGTAAAGACGGCCCCCCAGGACTGAGAGGCTTCCCTGGAGAGAGAGGGCTGCCTGGAACCCCT GGAGGTGGAGGTCTGAAGGGAGGCGAAGGACCTGCTGGTCCTCCTGGACCTGCT GGATCTCCTGGTGAAAGGGGACAACCTGGCACTGCTGGAACTGTTGGACCTCCTGGCAGACCCGGTCCTCAAGGGCCTCCTGGACCCGCTGGAGAGAAAGGAGTTCCT GGAGAGAAAGGTCCGATTGGCCCTGCAGGTCGTGATGGAGTGCAGGGTCCTGTGGGTCTGCCCGGCCCAGCTGGATCCCCTGGAATACCTGGAGAGGATGGAGACAAG GGTGAGGTTGGAGAGCCGGGTCAGAAAGGAGctaaaggaggaaaaggagaacaC GGTCCTCCTGGTCCACCTGGGCCTATGGGTCCCGTCGGTCAACCTGGTCCTGCT GGTGCTGATGGGGAGCTGGGCCCACGTGGGCAGCAGGGGCCTTTTGGAGCTAAGGGTGATGAAGGAACCAGAGGATTTCCTGGAGCCCTAGGACCCATCGGACTGCAG GGACTTCCAGGACCGGCCGGTGAGAAGGGAGAGACAGGAGACGTGGGACCTTTG ggtcctccaggtcctccaggacCCCGTGGCCCAGCTGGTCCCAACGGCGCCGAT ggTCCTCAAGGTCCTCCTGGAGGTTTGGGTAACCCTGGGCCAAATGGAGAGAAG GGAGAACCTGGTGAGAGCGGACCACCTGGAATCTTAGGAGAACCTGGAAAGAAG GGTCCTCGTGGAGAACGTGGAGAGAAGGGAGAAGCCGGACAGCCGGGCACTGCTGGGcctgcaggaggacgaggacgacccGGAGACGACGGACCCAAAGGAAATCCT GGTCCTGTCGGTTTTCCTGGTGATCCTGGTTCCACTGGTGAGGTTGGACCCAGA GGTCAAGATGGCGCcaagggagaaagaggagaagatggTGAACAAGGAGAGTCT GGCTCCCCTGGACCTCCTGGTGAGAACGGCCTCCCCGGCCCCCCAGGGAAGAGG GGTCCTGCTGGAACGAGGGGACCAGAGGGGCGTCAGGGAGAGAAGGGAACCAAG GGAGACCCCGGGGCTGTCGGCCCCCCAGGAAAGACTGGCCCCGTCGGCCCCCAGGGACAACCAGGAAAACCAGGAACAGAGGGTCTGAGAGGGCTCCCAGGATCAGTG GGTGAGCAAGGAtctccaggagcagctggacagaAAGGACCACCTGGACCCATC GGACCTCCTGGTCTCCCAGGCCTGCGTGGAGACCCCGGTTCCAAGGGAGAGAAGGGACACCCAGGTCTTATCGGGCTCATTGGACCCCCGGGAGAGCAGGGAGAGAAGGGAGACCGAGGTCTGTCTGGGCCTCAGGGATCCAGTGGACCCAAAGGAGAGACC GGAATGCCTGGAGGAACTGGACCCCTCGGCCCCGCTGGTCCTCCTGGTCTGCCT GGTTCCCAAGGTATCAAAGGAGCTAAGGGTTCTACT GGAGGAACTGGTCCAAAGGGAGAAAAGGGCGTCCAAGGACCTCCTGGACCTCCT GGTCCACCAGGCGAGGTGATCCAGCCTCTGCCCATCCAGAGGAGCCCCAAGTCCAAGCGCTCCATCGACGCCAGCCAGCTGCTCACAGAGTCCGACCCCGAGATGCCTGCATCCGACGCCACGGGCGCCGAGTTCCTGATGGGCAGCGAAGGCATGGAGGAGATCTTCGGCTCTCTGAACTCGCTACGGCAGGAGATCGAGACCATGCGCTTCCCTCTGGGCACCCAGGACAGTCCGGCCCGCACCTGCCAGGACCTGCACCTCAGTCAGCCGGACCTGAAGGACG GAGAATACTGGATCGACCCGAACCAGGGCTGCTCCAGAGACTCCTTCAAGGTCTTCTGCAACTTCACAAATGGAGCTGAGACGTGCCTCCACCCCAGCAAGAGCGTCAGCACG GTGAAGATGAGCTCATGGAACAAAGAGACTCCAGGGTCCTGGTACAGTCAGTTTTCCACTGGCAGTAAG TTCCACTACGTGGACTCTGACGGGGAACCTGTGGGCGTGGTCCAGATGGGCTTCCTGCGTCTGCTGAGCGTCCAGGCCCGACAGAACCTCACCTACCACTGCCACCGCTCCGTGGCCTGGGCCGAGCAGAGCGCCAAGAACAGCTACAGCCGAGCGCTGCACCTCCAGGGCGCCAACGACGACGAGCTGAGCTACGAAACCAACCCCTACATCAAAGCGCTGGTGGACGGCTGCTCT tatCGGAAGGGCTTCGACAGGACGGTGCTGGAGATCAACACGCCGCAGGTGGAGCATCTTCCTCTGTTGGACGTCAAGGTGTCAGACTTTGGGGAGAGCAACCAGCAGTTTGGTTTTGAAGTGGGACCAGTTTGTTTCCAaggctaa